A region of Streptomyces paludis DNA encodes the following proteins:
- a CDS encoding non-ribosomal peptide synthetase, with product MPIQHTVSNSRSISFAQQRLWFLAQLPGANEAYNEAIAYRLRGPLDRPVLARALDAVVARHEVLRTRLVDGDGSVRQVIDPPETGFALVVDDLSGLPGADGEARLDALRRAEAAAPFDLGRGPLGRGRLVVLAEDHHVLLLTFHHTVFDGWSLTVLLRELGVIYPALRRGMADPLPPLPLQYADHAARQREWMSGAECAAQAAHWQRNLAGAPALLEPPADRPRPPEQDHRGDRVAISLDRELTSGLRSLARRGGGTLFVAVLTGWSIVLSRLTGQTDVVVGTPVANRRGRELNDLIGFFVNSLALRTDLSDDPTGTELLKRVRGTVRSALDHQDLPFERVVELVNPVRGTDRTPLFQTMCAWVPSRKGLLALPGVEAEPLPIPYAPAKFDLALSMAEEDGRLVGHLDYATALFDRATAERYAGYLRRVLAQLVERPELPVTDLALMDEAETRRLLADWDATEGAAAVPPSGLGGLVERFEAWVRERPDGPALVGPAHGTAAPDGPAPGGDPAKDGVPAPDTPATGGAVHRLDYAALDRRVNRLAHALIARGVGPDQVVGLHTGRSAELVVGILGILKAGAAYLPLDPAQPAERLAAMVADAAPALVLTDAAEPAEGRHSLTAVESEGLRDDAPGVRVGPDRLAYVIYTSGSTGRPKGVAVTHGNVINLFDTWLARFGATPGEATSAWSNIGFDASVHEILLPMTTGAVLHLVPDELRADPAALMEWLRQHRVVQAFLPPSYITWIDEDPKERLDGLALRQLLTGVESLPERALHRMTQVLPGLRICFGYGPTETTLYSTAYTDPRPLDRQCPIGRPLGNTRLYLLDERRRPVPPGVTGEVYIGGACVARGYLNRPEETAERFLPDPFVPGGRLYRTGDLARRLPDGNAEYAGRRDNQVKLRGFRIECGEVEAALLALPDVREAVVLADHDPAGRPRLVAAVGREAAEPRQAGEWRTALARRLPDYMIPALVVELPALPRTRNGKVDRAVVLERVRTAASAQVNQASPRDHIELTLYQIWQQVLVEPDIGIRDSFFDIGGTSISAIRMVHAVREAFGETLPFRELMLHPTIEALGGRLRAGAPERPADNLIEFRAGGGPESGGPPGEPDAVPGQARPPGRVVCVHPAGGTAFCYLSLAKALPPEFGVYGIQSPGVNPGEEFLPSVEAMAEAYLRLVTPLLDAPLVITGLSYGGLVAHEMGRRLALAGHTEVSVVLLDTQATGGPLAPELTAPVEMAEFRDKLVKFNGMYPGIDDEQIDQYFRIYNHNRSTVPGYTVPVSPARLVLVQAAAEGADEEQLRDVREFWRGRAGGGFLVERADCGHWEMLESAEAVRVAALLEAELARFAPAPAALTREA from the coding sequence TTGCCCATACAGCACACCGTCAGCAATTCACGCTCCATTTCTTTCGCACAGCAGCGGTTGTGGTTCCTCGCCCAGTTGCCGGGCGCGAACGAGGCGTACAACGAGGCGATCGCCTACCGGCTGAGGGGCCCCCTGGACCGTCCGGTGCTCGCCCGCGCGCTCGACGCGGTGGTCGCCCGGCACGAGGTGCTGCGGACCCGGCTGGTCGACGGCGACGGCTCCGTACGGCAGGTGATCGATCCGCCGGAGACGGGCTTCGCCCTGGTGGTGGACGATCTCAGCGGGCTTCCCGGTGCCGACGGCGAGGCGCGGCTCGACGCGCTGCGGCGGGCGGAGGCCGCGGCGCCGTTCGATCTGGGCCGGGGTCCGCTGGGGCGCGGCCGGCTGGTCGTGCTGGCCGAGGACCATCATGTACTGCTGCTGACGTTTCATCACACCGTATTCGACGGCTGGTCGTTGACGGTGCTCCTGCGTGAACTGGGCGTGATCTACCCGGCGTTGCGGCGCGGCATGGCCGATCCGCTGCCGCCGCTGCCCCTCCAGTACGCCGACCACGCCGCCCGCCAGCGGGAGTGGATGTCCGGAGCCGAATGCGCCGCACAGGCCGCCCACTGGCAGCGGAATCTCGCCGGCGCCCCCGCCCTGCTGGAGCCGCCGGCCGACCGGCCGCGCCCGCCCGAACAGGACCACCGGGGGGACCGGGTGGCGATCTCGCTGGACCGGGAGCTGACCTCGGGGCTGCGGTCCCTCGCGCGGCGCGGCGGCGGCACCCTGTTCGTGGCCGTGCTGACCGGCTGGTCCATCGTGCTGTCGCGGCTGACGGGACAGACCGATGTCGTCGTCGGCACCCCCGTGGCGAACCGGCGTGGCCGCGAACTCAACGATCTCATCGGCTTCTTCGTCAACTCCCTCGCGCTGCGCACCGATCTGTCGGACGACCCGACGGGTACCGAGCTGCTGAAGCGGGTACGCGGGACCGTACGGTCGGCGCTCGACCACCAGGATCTGCCCTTCGAGCGGGTGGTGGAGCTGGTCAATCCGGTGCGCGGCACCGACCGCACTCCGCTGTTCCAGACGATGTGCGCCTGGGTGCCGTCCCGGAAGGGGCTGCTGGCGCTGCCGGGGGTCGAGGCGGAGCCTCTCCCGATCCCGTACGCGCCGGCCAAGTTCGATCTGGCGCTGTCGATGGCCGAGGAGGACGGCCGGCTGGTCGGCCATCTGGACTACGCCACCGCCCTGTTCGACCGTGCGACGGCCGAGCGCTACGCCGGGTATCTGCGGCGGGTGCTGGCGCAGCTGGTGGAGCGGCCGGAGCTGCCGGTGACGGATCTCGCGCTGATGGACGAGGCGGAGACGCGGCGGCTGCTCGCGGACTGGGACGCCACCGAGGGCGCGGCAGCCGTGCCGCCGTCCGGGCTCGGCGGGCTGGTCGAGCGTTTCGAGGCGTGGGTGCGGGAGCGGCCGGACGGGCCGGCCCTCGTCGGCCCGGCGCACGGCACTGCGGCTCCGGACGGCCCGGCCCCGGGCGGCGACCCCGCCAAAGACGGCGTTCCCGCCCCGGACACCCCCGCCACCGGCGGCGCGGTGCACCGGCTCGACTACGCCGCGCTGGACCGGCGGGTGAACCGGCTGGCGCACGCGCTGATCGCCCGGGGCGTCGGGCCGGATCAGGTGGTGGGCCTGCACACCGGGCGCTCCGCCGAGCTGGTCGTGGGCATCCTCGGCATCCTCAAGGCGGGCGCCGCGTATCTGCCGCTCGACCCCGCGCAGCCCGCCGAGCGGCTGGCCGCGATGGTGGCGGACGCCGCACCGGCCCTGGTGCTGACCGACGCCGCCGAACCGGCCGAGGGCCGCCACTCACTGACCGCCGTCGAGTCCGAGGGCCTACGCGACGACGCGCCCGGCGTCCGGGTCGGCCCGGACCGTCTCGCCTATGTCATCTACACCTCGGGCTCGACGGGCCGCCCCAAGGGGGTGGCGGTGACGCACGGGAATGTCATCAACCTGTTCGACACCTGGCTGGCGCGGTTCGGGGCCACGCCAGGGGAGGCCACATCGGCGTGGTCGAACATCGGCTTCGACGCGTCGGTGCACGAGATCCTGCTGCCGATGACCACCGGGGCCGTACTGCATCTGGTCCCCGACGAACTGCGCGCCGATCCGGCCGCGTTGATGGAGTGGCTGCGCCAACACCGGGTCGTACAGGCGTTTCTGCCGCCCTCGTACATCACCTGGATCGACGAGGATCCCAAGGAGCGTCTCGACGGGCTGGCGCTGCGGCAGTTGCTCACCGGGGTGGAGTCCCTGCCCGAGCGGGCCCTGCACCGGATGACCCAGGTGCTGCCCGGGCTGCGTATCTGCTTCGGTTACGGGCCGACCGAGACCACGCTCTACAGCACCGCCTACACCGACCCCCGGCCGCTGGACCGGCAGTGCCCCATCGGACGGCCGCTGGGCAACACCCGGCTGTATCTGCTGGACGAGCGGCGGCGGCCGGTGCCGCCCGGGGTGACGGGTGAGGTGTACATCGGGGGCGCGTGTGTGGCGCGCGGCTATCTCAACCGGCCGGAGGAGACCGCCGAGCGGTTCCTTCCGGACCCCTTCGTGCCCGGCGGGCGTCTCTACCGCACCGGCGATCTGGCCCGGCGGCTGCCGGACGGCAATGCCGAGTACGCGGGCCGCCGTGACAACCAGGTCAAGCTGCGCGGCTTCCGGATCGAGTGCGGCGAGGTGGAGGCGGCGCTGCTCGCGCTGCCGGACGTACGGGAGGCCGTGGTGCTGGCCGACCACGATCCGGCGGGCCGGCCCCGGCTGGTCGCGGCCGTCGGCCGGGAGGCCGCGGAGCCCCGGCAGGCGGGCGAGTGGCGGACCGCGCTGGCCCGGCGGCTGCCGGACTACATGATCCCGGCGCTCGTCGTCGAACTCCCGGCGCTGCCGCGCACCCGTAACGGCAAGGTCGACCGCGCGGTGGTGCTGGAGCGGGTACGGACCGCCGCCTCCGCCCAGGTCAACCAGGCCAGCCCGCGCGACCACATAGAGCTGACGCTCTATCAGATATGGCAACAGGTGCTGGTGGAGCCGGACATAGGGATCCGTGACAGCTTCTTCGACATCGGTGGCACCTCGATCTCCGCGATCAGGATGGTCCACGCCGTCCGGGAGGCGTTCGGCGAGACACTGCCGTTCCGGGAGCTGATGCTCCATCCGACCATCGAGGCCCTGGGCGGCCGGCTGCGGGCGGGCGCACCGGAGCGGCCGGCCGACAATCTGATCGAGTTCCGCGCGGGAGGCGGTCCCGAATCCGGTGGGCCGCCGGGGGAACCGGACGCGGTACCGGGGCAGGCGCGGCCACCGGGCCGGGTGGTGTGTGTCCATCCGGCGGGGGGCACCGCCTTCTGCTATCTGTCGCTGGCCAAGGCGCTGCCGCCGGAGTTCGGCGTCTACGGAATCCAGTCCCCCGGGGTCAACCCCGGCGAGGAGTTCCTGCCCTCGGTGGAGGCGATGGCCGAGGCGTATCTGCGTCTGGTGACACCGCTCCTCGACGCGCCGCTGGTCATCACCGGGCTCTCGTACGGCGGTCTGGTCGCCCACGAGATGGGGCGCCGGCTGGCACTGGCCGGGCACACCGAAGTGAGTGTGGTCCTGCTGGACACCCAGGCCACCGGCGGACCCCTCGCCCCGGAGCTGACCGCGCCGGTGGAGATGGCCGAATTCCGCGACAAACTCGTCAAGTTCAACGGAATGTACCCCGGCATCGACGACGAACAGATCGACCAGTACTTCCGGATCTACAACCACAACCGGTCGACCGTGCCGGGCTACACCGTGCCCGTGTCGCCCGCCCGGCTGGTGCTGGTCCAGGCCGCCGCCGAGGGCGCCGACGAGGAACAGCTCCGTGACGTACGGGAGTTCTGGCGCGGCCGTGCCGGCGGCGGCTTCCTGGTGGAGCGGGCCGACTGCGGCCACTGGGAGATGCTGGAATCCGCCGAGGCGGTACGGGTGGCCGCGCTGCTCGAAGCCGAGCTGGCCCGGTTCGCGCCCGCCCCCGCCGCCCTGACCCGGGAGGCGTGA